One genomic segment of Actinoplanes ianthinogenes includes these proteins:
- the galK gene encoding galactokinase encodes MSDIPAAATAAFTAAYGAAPAGLWAAPGRVNLIGEHTDYNDGFVLPFALPQRTVAAAGPSPDGTYSICSTLAPEPVTFGADTAPGEVTGWGAYVAGVVWALRDAGFEPPVARIAIASDVPLGSGLSSSAALESAVLTALIDLGGLDVPLERRPAIAQRAENLYVGAPTGILDQSASIRCEAGQALFLDCRSYAIEQIPFDLAAAGLAILVINSNAPHQHVDGEYGARRKSCEESAAILGVPALRDVTAGELPAALDRLGDEVLRKRTRHIVTENQRVLDTVALLRAGQVREIGPLLTASHVSMRDDFEITVAQVDVAVEAALAAGAHGARMTGGGFGGCVLALIDAARAAETADAVAEAYGERGFTAPTSWLATAGPGATKLP; translated from the coding sequence ATGAGCGACATCCCCGCCGCGGCCACCGCCGCCTTCACCGCGGCCTACGGCGCCGCGCCGGCCGGCCTCTGGGCCGCGCCCGGCCGGGTCAACCTGATCGGCGAGCACACCGACTACAACGACGGTTTCGTGCTGCCCTTCGCGCTGCCGCAGCGCACCGTCGCGGCGGCCGGCCCGTCCCCGGACGGCACCTACTCGATCTGCTCGACCCTGGCCCCGGAGCCGGTGACGTTCGGCGCGGACACCGCGCCGGGCGAGGTCACCGGCTGGGGCGCCTACGTCGCCGGGGTCGTCTGGGCGCTGCGCGACGCCGGCTTCGAGCCGCCGGTGGCGCGCATCGCGATCGCCTCCGACGTGCCGCTCGGCTCCGGCCTGTCGTCGTCGGCCGCGCTGGAGTCGGCGGTGCTCACCGCGCTGATCGACCTGGGCGGTCTGGACGTCCCGCTGGAGCGCCGCCCGGCGATCGCCCAGCGCGCCGAGAACCTGTATGTCGGCGCACCCACCGGCATCCTCGACCAGTCCGCGTCGATCCGCTGCGAGGCCGGCCAGGCGCTGTTCCTGGACTGCCGGTCGTACGCGATCGAGCAGATCCCGTTCGACCTGGCCGCCGCCGGACTGGCCATCCTGGTGATCAACAGCAACGCCCCGCACCAGCACGTCGACGGCGAGTACGGCGCCCGCCGCAAGAGCTGCGAGGAGTCCGCCGCGATCCTGGGCGTGCCCGCGCTGCGCGACGTCACGGCCGGCGAGCTGCCGGCCGCCCTGGACCGCCTCGGCGACGAGGTGCTGCGCAAACGGACCCGGCACATCGTCACCGAGAACCAGCGGGTGCTCGACACCGTGGCGCTGCTGCGCGCCGGCCAGGTCCGCGAGATCGGCCCGCTGCTGACCGCCTCACACGTCTCGATGCGCGACGACTTCGAGATCACCGTGGCCCAGGTGGACGTGGCGGTGGAGGCGGCGCTGGCGGCCGGCGCTCACGGAGCCCGGATGACCGGCGGCGGCTTCGGCGGCTGCGTCCTGGCCCTGATCGACGCCGCCCGCGCGGCGGAGACCGCGGACGCCGTTGCCGAGGCCTACGGCGAGCGTGGTTTCACCGCACCGACCAGCTGGCTCGCGACGGCCGGCCCCGGCGCCACCAAACTCCCCTGA
- the pth gene encoding aminoacyl-tRNA hydrolase: MSDEAPWLVVGLGNPGREYAGNRHNVGFMVAELLASRIGAKLGRAKRAQAEAGEGRLGFGGPKLVLVKPLTYMNLSGAPVVSLAQFFKVPVAHVIAVHDELDVPFGQVRAKLGGGEGGHNGLRSMSKSLGSKDYARVRFGIGRPPGRQDPADYVLSDFSAAERKELDFLVDRAADVVEAIVLEGVEWAQNKYHGS, translated from the coding sequence GTGTCGGACGAGGCGCCGTGGCTGGTGGTGGGCCTGGGCAACCCGGGCCGGGAGTACGCCGGCAACCGGCACAACGTGGGCTTCATGGTGGCCGAGCTGCTGGCGTCCCGGATCGGGGCGAAGCTGGGCCGGGCGAAGCGCGCGCAGGCGGAGGCGGGCGAGGGCCGGCTGGGCTTCGGTGGCCCCAAGCTGGTGCTGGTGAAGCCGCTGACCTATATGAACCTGTCCGGTGCCCCGGTGGTGTCGCTGGCGCAGTTCTTCAAAGTGCCCGTGGCCCATGTGATCGCGGTGCATGATGAGCTTGATGTGCCGTTCGGTCAGGTTCGGGCCAAGCTCGGCGGCGGCGAGGGTGGTCACAACGGGCTGCGCTCGATGTCGAAGTCGCTGGGGAGCAAGGACTACGCACGGGTGCGTTTCGGCATCGGGCGGCCTCCGGGACGGCAGGATCCGGCCGACTACGTGCTCTCCGACTTCTCCGCGGCGGAGCGCAAGGAGCTGGACTTCCTGGTGGACCGGGCGGCCGACGTGGTGGAGGCGATCGTGCTCGAGGGTGTCGAGTGGGCGCAGAACAAATACCACGGAAGTTGA
- a CDS encoding 3'(2'),5'-bisphosphate nucleotidase CysQ: protein MGEQTQASARVATPRDGVEGGAPPVIDAAFARWLAERAGQELLRVRAEMGHADGKALKKAGDKAAHDLLRAELARWRPADAVLSEEDEHAQVVWREGEPDMVRPDRLSASRVWIVDPLDGTREFSEEGRTDWAVHVALWTADACKSHASCLAAGAVAMPARHRTIATDNPPAYPPMPLESATGGAIRIAASRTRPPAFVTALAEELGAELVPMGSAGVKIAAVISGEADAYVHAGGQFEWDSAAPVAVALATGLHASRIDGSPLSYNQADPKLPDLVVCRKDLAPRLLAAISKHLPPQ from the coding sequence ATGGGCGAGCAGACACAGGCGTCCGCGCGCGTGGCCACACCCCGGGACGGCGTCGAGGGCGGCGCACCACCGGTGATCGACGCCGCGTTCGCCCGGTGGCTCGCCGAGCGCGCCGGTCAGGAGCTGCTGCGCGTCCGCGCCGAGATGGGCCACGCCGACGGCAAGGCGCTCAAGAAGGCCGGTGACAAGGCCGCCCACGACCTGCTGCGCGCCGAGCTGGCCCGCTGGCGCCCGGCTGACGCGGTGCTCTCCGAGGAGGACGAGCACGCGCAGGTGGTCTGGCGCGAGGGCGAGCCGGACATGGTCCGCCCGGACCGGTTGAGCGCGTCCCGGGTCTGGATCGTCGACCCGCTGGACGGCACCCGGGAGTTCTCCGAGGAGGGCCGCACCGACTGGGCCGTGCACGTGGCGCTCTGGACCGCCGACGCGTGCAAGTCGCACGCGTCCTGTCTGGCCGCCGGGGCGGTCGCGATGCCGGCCCGGCACCGCACCATCGCCACCGACAACCCACCGGCCTACCCGCCGATGCCGCTGGAGTCGGCCACCGGGGGAGCGATCCGGATCGCCGCCAGCCGGACCCGGCCGCCGGCGTTCGTCACCGCGCTCGCCGAGGAGCTGGGCGCCGAGCTGGTGCCGATGGGCTCGGCCGGGGTGAAGATCGCCGCGGTGATCAGCGGCGAGGCGGACGCATACGTGCACGCCGGCGGGCAGTTCGAGTGGGACTCGGCGGCGCCGGTGGCTGTGGCGTTGGCCACGGGATTGCACGCATCCCGCATCGACGGCTCGCCGCTGAGCTATAACCAGGCCGATCCGAAGTTGCCTGACCTGGTCGTTTGTCGCAAGGATCTCGCTCCTCGGTTGCTTGCTGCGATCAGCAAGCATCTTCCGCCACAATGA
- the cysN gene encoding sulfate adenylyltransferase subunit CysN, with amino-acid sequence MSQAVLEPEAGATRNMDLLRFATAGSVDDGKSTLIGRLLYDTKTIFADQLEAVEAASASRGDEYTNLALLTDGLRAEREQGITIDVAYRYFATPKRKFIIADTPGHIQYTRNMVTGASTADLALVLVDARKGLVEQSRRHAFLTSLLRVPHLVLCVNKMDLVDWDQKVFERIADEFTAFAAKLDAPDLTIIPISALNGDNIASRSDKTPWYEGPSLLHHLEHVHIASDRNLVDVRFPVQYVIRPQSTTVTDYRGYAGQVASGVLKPGDDVMVLPSGLTSKIAAIDTADGPVDEAFPPMSVTVRLTDEIDISRGDMICRPHNAPAVAQDIEAMVCWMDESAQLRVGGKYTIKHTTRTARTVVRGLQYRLDVNTLHRDESAQGLALNEIGRVRLRTTVPLLADEYRRNRTTGGFILIDEATNRTVAAGMIIEAS; translated from the coding sequence ATGAGCCAGGCAGTTCTCGAGCCTGAGGCCGGCGCCACGCGCAACATGGACCTGCTCCGGTTCGCCACCGCGGGCAGCGTCGACGACGGCAAGTCCACGCTCATCGGCCGTCTGCTGTACGACACCAAGACGATCTTCGCGGATCAGCTCGAGGCGGTCGAGGCGGCCAGCGCGTCCCGCGGCGACGAGTACACGAACCTCGCACTGCTCACCGACGGCCTGCGCGCCGAGCGGGAGCAGGGCATCACGATCGACGTGGCGTATCGATACTTCGCCACGCCGAAGCGGAAGTTCATCATCGCCGATACCCCGGGGCACATCCAGTACACCCGAAACATGGTCACCGGCGCCTCCACCGCCGACCTGGCGCTGGTCCTGGTCGACGCGCGCAAGGGCCTGGTCGAGCAGTCCCGCCGGCACGCCTTCCTGACCAGCCTGCTGCGGGTCCCGCACCTGGTCCTCTGCGTGAACAAGATGGACCTGGTCGACTGGGACCAGAAGGTCTTCGAGCGGATCGCCGACGAGTTCACCGCGTTCGCCGCCAAGCTGGACGCCCCGGACCTGACGATCATCCCGATCTCCGCGCTCAACGGCGACAACATCGCCTCCCGCTCGGACAAGACCCCGTGGTACGAGGGTCCGTCCCTGCTGCACCACCTGGAGCACGTGCACATCGCCAGCGACCGCAACCTGGTCGACGTGCGCTTCCCGGTGCAGTACGTGATCCGTCCCCAGTCCACCACGGTCACCGATTACCGCGGTTACGCCGGCCAGGTCGCCTCGGGCGTGCTCAAGCCGGGCGACGACGTGATGGTGCTGCCCTCCGGGCTGACCAGCAAGATCGCGGCGATCGACACCGCGGACGGCCCGGTCGACGAGGCGTTCCCGCCGATGTCGGTGACGGTCCGGCTGACCGACGAGATCGACATCTCGCGCGGCGACATGATCTGCCGGCCGCACAACGCCCCGGCCGTCGCGCAGGACATCGAGGCGATGGTCTGCTGGATGGACGAGAGCGCCCAGCTGCGCGTCGGCGGCAAGTACACGATCAAGCACACCACCCGGACCGCCCGGACCGTGGTGCGTGGCCTGCAGTACCGCCTCGACGTGAACACGCTGCACCGCGACGAGTCGGCGCAGGGCCTCGCGCTCAACGAGATCGGCCGGGTCCGGCTGCGCACCACCGTGCCGCTGCTCGCCGACGAGTACCGGCGCAACCGCACCACCGGTGGCTTCATCCTGATCGACGAGGCGACCAACCGTACGGTCGCCGCCGGCATGATCATCGAGGCGTCCTAG
- the galE gene encoding UDP-glucose 4-epimerase GalE, with protein sequence MKLLVTGGAGYVGSVTSRLLLDAGHEVVVLDSLRTGFREAIAPDATFVEADIADAARVLTPEAGFDAVLHFAGLIAAGESMAKPELYWHENVVKSLALLDAIRAARVPRVIFSSTAAVYGNPVEIPISETAAKAPTSTYGSTKLAFDLALTSETFAHQLAAVSLRYFNVAGAYIAGGHEIGERHDPETHLIPITLQVAAGKRDKLQLFGDDYPTADGTCVRDYIHVEDLARAHLLALEAATPGEHKIYNLGNGNGFSNRQVVEAAREVTGAAIPVEIAPRRDGDPATLVASAERARAELGWAPRKNTLQTMIGDAWTFYRKHVA encoded by the coding sequence GTGAAATTGCTCGTCACCGGCGGCGCCGGATACGTCGGCAGCGTCACCAGCCGGCTGCTGCTCGACGCCGGCCACGAGGTCGTGGTGCTGGACAGCCTCCGAACCGGATTCCGCGAGGCGATCGCCCCGGACGCCACGTTCGTCGAGGCGGACATCGCCGACGCCGCGCGGGTGCTCACCCCGGAAGCGGGCTTCGACGCGGTGCTGCACTTCGCCGGGCTGATCGCGGCCGGCGAGTCGATGGCCAAGCCCGAGCTCTACTGGCACGAGAACGTGGTGAAGTCGCTGGCCCTGCTGGACGCGATCCGGGCCGCCCGGGTGCCGCGGGTGATCTTCTCGTCCACCGCCGCGGTCTACGGCAACCCGGTCGAGATCCCGATCAGCGAGACCGCCGCCAAGGCGCCGACCAGCACGTACGGGTCGACCAAGCTGGCCTTCGACCTGGCGCTGACCTCGGAGACGTTCGCGCACCAGCTGGCCGCCGTGTCGCTGCGGTACTTCAACGTGGCGGGGGCGTACATCGCCGGCGGGCACGAGATCGGCGAGCGGCACGATCCGGAGACCCACCTCATCCCGATCACCCTCCAGGTGGCCGCCGGCAAGCGGGACAAGCTCCAGCTGTTCGGCGACGACTACCCGACCGCCGACGGCACCTGCGTCCGCGACTACATCCACGTCGAGGACCTGGCCCGGGCGCACCTGCTGGCGCTGGAGGCGGCCACCCCCGGCGAGCACAAGATCTACAACCTGGGCAACGGCAACGGCTTCTCGAACCGGCAGGTGGTCGAGGCGGCCCGCGAGGTGACCGGCGCGGCGATCCCGGTGGAGATCGCCCCGCGCCGCGACGGCGACCCGGCCACCCTGGTCGCGTCCGCCGAGCGCGCCCGGGCGGAACTGGGGTGGGCGCCGCGGAAGAACACGCTCCAGACGATGATCGGTGACGCCTGGACCTTCTACCGCAAGCACGTGGCATGA
- the cysD gene encoding sulfate adenylyltransferase subunit CysD yields the protein MSQTKDYRVSHLDALEAESIFVMREVMAEFERPVLLFSGGKDSIVMLRLAEKAFAPGRIPFPVMHVDTGHNFAEVLDYRDRRVAALGLNLVIASVQEAIDTGLVRELPDGTRNRIQTPVLLNAVEKYRFDALFGGARRDEEKARAKERMFSFRDEFGQWDPKNQRPELWALYNGRHHPGESIRVFPLSNWTELDIWHYIAKEQVPLPSIYYAHDREVVERDGMFYAVNEFIRLRDGETSQVRRVRYRTVGDASQTAAVLSDADTVEKVIDEVAATRITERGATRGDDKVSEAAMEDRKREGYF from the coding sequence ATGAGCCAGACGAAGGACTATCGCGTCTCGCATCTGGATGCTCTCGAGGCGGAGAGCATCTTCGTCATGCGGGAGGTCATGGCCGAGTTTGAGCGCCCCGTGCTGCTCTTCTCCGGCGGTAAGGACTCGATCGTCATGCTCCGCCTCGCGGAGAAGGCGTTCGCTCCCGGGCGGATCCCGTTCCCGGTGATGCACGTCGACACCGGTCACAACTTCGCCGAGGTGCTGGACTACCGGGACCGGCGCGTCGCCGCCCTGGGCCTGAACCTGGTGATCGCCAGCGTGCAGGAGGCGATTGACACCGGCCTGGTCCGCGAGCTGCCGGACGGCACCCGCAACCGGATCCAGACCCCGGTGCTGCTCAACGCCGTGGAGAAGTACCGCTTCGACGCCCTCTTCGGCGGCGCCCGCCGCGACGAGGAGAAGGCGCGCGCCAAGGAGCGGATGTTCAGCTTCCGCGACGAGTTCGGCCAGTGGGACCCGAAAAATCAGCGCCCCGAGCTCTGGGCGCTGTACAACGGCCGGCACCACCCGGGCGAGTCGATCCGGGTGTTCCCGCTGTCCAACTGGACCGAGCTGGACATCTGGCACTACATCGCCAAGGAGCAGGTCCCGCTGCCGAGCATCTACTACGCCCACGACCGCGAGGTGGTCGAGCGCGACGGGATGTTCTACGCGGTCAACGAGTTCATCCGGCTGCGCGACGGCGAGACCTCCCAGGTCCGCCGGGTGCGTTATCGGACCGTCGGCGACGCGTCGCAGACCGCCGCCGTGCTCTCCGACGCTGACACGGTCGAGAAGGTGATCGACGAGGTCGCCGCGACCCGGATCACCGAGCGTGGCGCGACCCGCGGCGACGACAAGGTCAGCGAGGCCGCGATGGAAGACCGTAAGCGAGAGGGTTACTTCTGA
- a CDS encoding sugar transferase gives MSQDVSESRLDALTEPTMDLPAIRAEHPVNQGPQHPPLRHASGRNARIPGPVAPLSPPPSGAADRARNQAMDRHWSQRRNRSAATRPFVRPRGRHAVLSRRQRWERRYVRSLVLADLAAGIGAGAAGFGLRFGDQLTTWNRTYVLLSALLPVVLLAVLAVSRAYERRYLFVGTDEYQRVIRGGIGLIAGVALVSYALDLDLARSYVLAALPAAVATVLVLRFALRKRLHLARSRGAALRRVIVVGHELSVIGITRQLRRERYHGLEVVGACLPPGADGIAVDLPVYGTFDDVAAAVEQADADTVVVLSCPELDGAAVRRLAWRLERDEVDLVVASALVDVAGARTTIRPFDGLPMLHVEHPRLHGGSRLVKDLVDRVGALLLLVLFAPVLLGVALCVRLTSRGPVLFRQVRVGRDGQMFRIFKFRSMYLDAEARLTELRHLNEHDGVLFKIRDDPRVTPVGRWLRRFSLDELPQLLNVLSGQMSLVGPRPPLPTEVAAYADDVRRRLAVKPGMTGLWQVSGRSDLSWEEAVRLDLRYVENWSLSLDLVILLRTLTAVVRSSGAY, from the coding sequence ATGTCGCAGGACGTGTCCGAAAGCCGTTTGGACGCGTTGACCGAGCCCACCATGGACCTGCCGGCCATCCGGGCCGAGCACCCGGTCAATCAGGGCCCGCAGCATCCGCCGCTGCGACACGCCTCCGGCCGCAACGCCAGGATCCCGGGGCCGGTGGCCCCGCTGAGCCCGCCACCGTCCGGTGCGGCCGATCGGGCGCGCAACCAGGCGATGGACCGGCACTGGTCGCAGCGGCGCAACCGGTCCGCGGCCACCCGCCCGTTCGTCCGGCCCCGGGGCCGGCACGCCGTGCTGTCCCGGCGGCAGCGGTGGGAACGCCGGTACGTCCGCAGCCTGGTGCTCGCCGACCTGGCCGCCGGGATCGGCGCCGGGGCAGCCGGGTTCGGGCTCCGCTTCGGCGACCAGCTGACCACCTGGAACCGGACGTACGTGCTGCTCTCCGCCCTGCTGCCGGTGGTGCTGCTGGCGGTGCTGGCGGTGTCCCGGGCGTACGAGCGGCGCTACCTGTTCGTCGGCACGGACGAGTACCAGCGGGTGATCCGCGGCGGGATCGGGCTGATCGCCGGGGTGGCCCTGGTGTCGTACGCCCTGGATCTCGATCTGGCCCGCTCCTATGTGCTGGCCGCGCTGCCCGCCGCCGTCGCCACGGTGCTGGTGCTCCGGTTCGCCCTGCGCAAGCGGCTGCATCTGGCCCGCTCCCGGGGTGCCGCGCTGCGCCGGGTGATCGTGGTGGGACACGAGCTGTCGGTGATCGGCATCACCCGGCAGTTGCGCCGGGAGCGCTATCACGGCCTGGAGGTGGTGGGCGCCTGCCTGCCGCCGGGCGCCGACGGCATCGCGGTGGACCTGCCGGTGTACGGCACGTTCGACGACGTGGCGGCCGCGGTCGAGCAGGCCGACGCGGACACCGTGGTGGTGCTCAGCTGCCCGGAGCTGGACGGCGCCGCGGTGCGCCGGCTGGCCTGGCGGCTGGAACGCGACGAGGTGGACCTGGTAGTCGCCAGTGCGCTGGTGGACGTGGCCGGGGCGCGTACCACGATCCGGCCGTTCGACGGCCTGCCCATGCTGCACGTCGAGCATCCCCGGCTGCACGGCGGATCGCGCCTGGTGAAGGACCTGGTCGATCGTGTAGGCGCGCTGCTGTTGCTGGTGCTCTTCGCGCCGGTGCTGCTCGGGGTCGCGCTCTGCGTGCGACTCACGTCACGTGGCCCGGTACTCTTTCGGCAGGTACGTGTGGGACGCGATGGGCAGATGTTCCGGATTTTCAAGTTCCGCAGCATGTACCTGGATGCCGAGGCCCGGCTCACCGAGCTGAGGCATCTGAACGAGCACGACGGTGTGCTCTTCAAGATCCGTGACGACCCGCGGGTGACCCCGGTCGGTCGGTGGTTGCGCCGGTTCTCGCTGGACGAGCTCCCGCAACTGCTGAACGTGCTCTCCGGGCAGATGTCGCTGGTCGGACCGCGGCCGCCGTTGCCGACGGAGGTTGCCGCCTACGCCGACGACGTACGGCGCCGGCTCGCTGTCAAGCCGGGGATGACCGGTTTGTGGCAGGTGTCCGGTCGGTCGGATCTCTCCTGGGAAGAGGCGGTCCGGCTCGACCTGCGCTATGTCGAGAACTGGTCGCTCAGTTTGGATCTGGTGATCCTGTTGCGGACACTGACCGCAGTGGTGCGCTCCTCGGGAGCGTATTGA
- a CDS encoding ATP-binding protein has product MGVSPPYVHDDTEQGVSVSVDIAADAAVSLLTVRGPWDDQLRRSTSVSLRRCFTEHPDALIVDLSRLRDPHSESVPTWTTARTVAAALEPPVHLALCVPPDLPLADRMQGLGAGRFLPVYAKVRQARVAVTGRIPEGERMVVTLRPDTDAPSLARNLVSDACLAWGLARLLHPSRLVMSELVTNAVEHAGTEIRVVVTRRGAGLHLSVGDGDPRMPRLRRPAPPRRGRPLDERGRGLQTVHETAELWGAVPTESGKVVWATVRERRTVA; this is encoded by the coding sequence ATGGGGGTCAGCCCACCGTATGTTCACGATGACACCGAGCAAGGTGTCTCCGTCAGCGTCGACATCGCCGCCGACGCTGCCGTCTCGCTGCTCACGGTTCGTGGCCCCTGGGACGATCAGCTCCGGCGCAGCACGTCGGTCTCGTTGCGCCGATGCTTCACCGAGCATCCGGACGCCCTGATCGTCGACCTCAGCCGGTTGCGCGACCCGCACAGCGAGAGCGTGCCGACCTGGACCACGGCGCGGACCGTGGCGGCCGCCCTGGAGCCGCCGGTGCACCTGGCCCTGTGCGTGCCGCCGGACCTGCCGCTGGCCGACCGGATGCAGGGGCTGGGGGCGGGGCGGTTCCTGCCGGTCTACGCGAAGGTGCGGCAGGCGCGGGTGGCGGTGACCGGCCGGATCCCGGAGGGCGAGCGGATGGTCGTCACGCTGCGGCCGGACACCGACGCGCCGAGTCTGGCGCGCAACCTGGTCAGCGACGCCTGCCTGGCCTGGGGCCTGGCCCGGCTGCTGCATCCCAGCCGGCTGGTGATGTCCGAGCTGGTGACGAATGCGGTGGAGCACGCCGGCACGGAGATCCGGGTGGTGGTGACGCGGCGCGGTGCCGGGCTGCACCTGTCGGTCGGCGACGGCGACCCGCGGATGCCGCGCCTGCGGCGTCCGGCTCCGCCGCGGCGGGGCCGGCCGCTCGACGAGCGGGGCCGCGGCCTCCAGACCGTGCACGAGACCGCCGAGCTGTGGGGCGCGGTGCCGACCGAGAGCGGGAAAGTGGTGTGGGCGACGGTCCGGGAGCGCCGGACCGTCGCCTGA
- a CDS encoding IS481 family transposase gives MLTERGRLRLARCVVDDGWPLRRAAERFQVSPTTAKRWADRYRDQGPVAMSDRSSRPHTSPNRTSTSVEQHVLRLRHRERIGPAQIGWRLGMPASTCHAILRRASVVRLAHMDRATAEPIRRYEHPAPGDLIHVDIKKRGNIPTGGGWRTQGDDHQGRLNRTATPGHHTDKRGNARLGYCFLHTALDDHSRLAYTEILTDETKETAAGFWRRAHAWFAGHNITTTRVQTDNGSCYVSRLWQQTCTELGVTVKKNRPYRPQTNGKVERFHRTLVDEWAYATAYTSEKERREALPRFLHTYNHHRHHSAIEGPSASRVPNLSGQNT, from the coding sequence GTGCTGACCGAACGCGGCCGATTGCGGCTGGCACGGTGCGTCGTGGACGACGGCTGGCCGCTGCGCCGGGCCGCGGAGCGCTTCCAGGTCAGCCCCACGACCGCGAAACGCTGGGCTGACCGTTACCGCGATCAGGGCCCCGTGGCGATGAGCGACCGGTCCAGCCGGCCACACACGAGCCCGAACCGCACGTCGACGTCAGTCGAGCAACATGTTCTGCGGCTGCGACACCGGGAACGGATCGGGCCGGCCCAGATCGGCTGGCGCCTCGGCATGCCGGCTTCGACCTGCCATGCGATTCTGCGTCGAGCCAGCGTCGTCCGGCTGGCGCATATGGATCGAGCGACCGCCGAACCGATCCGCCGCTATGAGCACCCCGCACCTGGCGACCTGATCCACGTCGACATCAAGAAACGCGGCAACATTCCGACCGGTGGCGGCTGGCGCACCCAAGGCGACGACCATCAAGGACGACTCAACCGGACTGCCACCCCCGGACACCACACCGACAAGCGCGGAAATGCCCGCCTGGGCTACTGCTTCCTGCACACCGCCCTGGACGACCATTCGAGGCTGGCCTACACCGAGATCCTGACCGACGAAACCAAAGAGACCGCAGCCGGCTTCTGGCGGCGAGCCCATGCCTGGTTCGCCGGCCACAACATCACCACCACGCGGGTCCAGACCGATAACGGCTCCTGCTACGTCTCCCGGCTCTGGCAACAGACCTGCACCGAGCTAGGCGTCACGGTGAAGAAAAACCGTCCGTACCGGCCGCAAACCAACGGCAAAGTCGAACGCTTCCACCGCACTCTCGTCGATGAATGGGCTTACGCCACGGCCTACACCAGCGAAAAAGAACGGCGCGAAGCCTTACCTCGATTCCTGCACACCTACAATCACCACCGGCACCACTCCGCCATCGAAGGACCATCCGCCAGCCGCGTTCCTAACCTCTCTGGGCAGAACACCTAG